DNA from Bradysia coprophila strain Holo2 chromosome IV unlocalized genomic scaffold, BU_Bcop_v1 contig_81, whole genome shotgun sequence:
ACAAGTTGTAACCATAGAAAATTGTGACAGATAGTgccaatttttgtgttgacaatttttgtgctggcacaaattatttattaaatcacaaaatttttgaaattcgttcAGTTTTTCGTTGTAACACAAAAATGTGTGCCACCACGAATATTTAGgctgacacaattttttttttagttcggtTCAGTTTTTCATCCAAGATCTCAACTCAATtaccaatttaaatttacagaaccaAATTATAGACAGCAACTGAATTCGTCCTTCCATAAACTGTATTAGGAAGGTGTTTGGTTTGCCATAGAAAGATAAAAAATGGGTTCTGgagataaaaacaaataaaaaagttgagataataatttcagaaaaggaGACTACATCAGAGATTATCATGATTCTTTATGGTTCTAGTGCAGATTTACctgctttaagtgactttcctgtgagtgacatgaaagtcgtcggattattcaccaaatcaactttcaaatggattttttttcctgaaataagaaagaggcagcactcgaaatacatgcacaagtaggaaattttgtaagaaaatgttagttgACTTTCATGTTTCTTCATGGTTCTGCACTCGAATCataaagaatcatgaaagttaactaacatcaaaattttctacttttgcATGTCTTTAGAGTTGATCCAAAATCTTAGGATGAAAAGCTGTTGTAAAAACTGAaccgaactaaaaaaaattgtggtcaGCCTAAATATTCGTGATggcacaaatatttgtattacaacgaaaaactgaacgaatttcaaaaattttgtgatagcacaaaaattgtcaacacaaaaattgtgaCTATCTTAAACGGGGCTCGGAAAGTTGTAACCGTCGAAAAGTTTTGACCGCCGAAAAGTTGTAACTGTTTGGGTATGGTTATCAGTTTAATTGAAAGTTGTAACTTTCGAAGCTACTGTCCTCTCGGAAACGGTTCTACGACTCACCGTACCCGTTTCCATAAAGTAGTCGCCGCTACCTAATAAATCGAATTGAAACTACAGTTTCCGAATCGAATCAAAACTTGCTCATGATTTGTCTCCAGTTTCTGGCTTAGACAAGTATATCTGAAATGTATCAAGCACAAAACTTTGCAAGAATTGCTGAAAAGTTTTTTCGTAcgatttttatgaaataagtTTTATCCCCCTTTCCACATTTGGCGCACACACCAAACTGAGaaacatttatattatttCACAAGATCGCAGAAATTTaagtgcaaaaaaaatgtttttatttcgtaTATTGGTTGTACCGAGATTTCTTTCAAACAACTCCATTCTCGCAAATAAATCtatggaaaaatgtgttagtttCGCAAAATGGATAAAAGAGacatataaatttaaatgttttcttacaaaacatttaataTTACTGGAATTGGATATGGGTATATTTTATCCCCTCATGCACTCCAATTTACATACGATTCGAAAAAGGATTTGGCCAAAACACATTCAGACCATGGCATACACAACAGCATTATAGATTTACAACCTAAGCTTTGTTACTTACTTCAAATTCATATACATTTCGCTCGTACATTTGCCATGGATCTTAATATTGTACGTTACGTACCAATGTAAATGTACCAGTGGCACATGGTGTATACAGAACACACACAACACTATAATAGACGAAGATGTGTGGAATATTTGCAtcaaattgcaattttaagtGAGCTTTCTCGCTCAACCATAATAAACCGAATAAAGTTTTCGGTTTGTTTTTATGtgcaaatatttatgaaattcCGTGTACGACTCAAATTTGAACAACGTTAAAAACTATCATCGCATAATGAACGTAGTGGTAGTGGTGCACGTGACGCAGTTTTATCACTACCGAAAAATGTCCAATCACAGAGGGTGCATTATACCAAAGCGTATGTGAGCAATGAGCAACCGTTTCCTTCACCCTGAAACCGAATGATCGTAGGATCATCATAGAATCAAACAGAGTTTCCACTTCACCGAAACGTATGTGAGCGAATCTTTTTTAACCACTATTGTAGGATCAAACAGAGTTTCCACTTTAAGCATCGGTAAGCATTTGCTCATGTGTTTAGATTTGCCGAGCGATTAAAAGCTTCTTTGGATTCGCAGGGATCACCAAAAGAGTGTTCAAAAGCTTTTCGAAGCTGAAACAAATCGTTTGTAGGCTTTTAAGTATGCCTCATTGTAATACTGTTTTTCAACTGAAAGTTCTCAAAGGCTCCATGAATCTGGCAAGGATTTGCGTCAGTTTTTCTCAACACGCAAGTATCTGTAAAGATAAATAGAAACCCAAAGGTTACCTTACTTTCGAActaatttattcaattatgGTTCGCTGAAGTGAATTCACTCTTTCCATGCCGATAAATCCAGCGGGGGGAAATTCTCGCAATCAATTTGCGGATTCATTGGATGGGACTCATACCCCCTAAAAAGAGTatcagttgaaaatattcgaaaagaaattcatttttactgGATCATTTACCACAACTTGTTTGTTTCCTTCAATCCCGAGTTGACACAAAAGATATTCGATGTTGTGTATTGGCTGATCGCGGCGATTTGTGCTGGCGTCATTGGATAAGGATTTTCGGGATGTgagtaaaagaaaatgtcgCCACCCATGGCATTTTTATAGTTTTCCCCGATGACGCAACCGAAAGTGGGTCCAGCGAACGGATTCCCAACCTTTTCGAAGGTTTCCAATAGACCGCCGACATAAAAGTCGACGTCTTTGTAGgatttgtaaaatttcttcaacaaaTCGACATTGGTTTTGTTAAGAATTAGGTTGAAATCGTCAAAACTATTGATTTCCGGAGTTAATTTACACTTTCTTCTTATGTCCACAAAAGAAGGAATGCCGTGATCTCGACCACGTTGAATATCCAACGCAATGAGATCCATTCCGTAGCCATTCTTCGTGTTCTTCCCAATTCTGTTGATTATCTGTTCGAGAAAAAGTTTCGTTATTCTCAAtcaataccaaaatttacctgTCCGTACTTCATCACTGAATGGCCCCGTGTTGACGGGTCTTCTTGCCACACCACGGAGCGCaccatcaaaattattttcaagaattccAATTTTCCCGATCGTATCAGACTGAAGTTCTTCGTTCGTTACAGTGTAGTTTACATCGAGAAACTGCATGGTCGACGGCATGTAATAGTGTCCGGCACGATAGGTAAACGAGAATTCGATAAAGGTACCAGCATTCCTCACATCGGAATAACTTTCATTGACTGGTCGATTGAAAACTCGTTCGATCGACTTGGCTGTGATCaaattgaactgaaaatttgCAATGTTGATGCGTCGTGCTTCTTGGAACAAGATTTCCTCATTCCAATGGGGATTAAGAATGGCCAGTCGTTCAGCGAGATGATTATGATTGCGAGCGAAAAGTGCCGGCCAAATCGAACCGATTGGTACGGCAACGAAACGGTCCATTGATTTTAGATACTTTCCTTTCGAATCAACTGGCAGTAGATTGCTCTTTCCCATTCGAAGTTTGCCTTTTCTGAAAAGTCTGATTTGCTGCAATAGACCGTGTgctattttgacaaaaaagtttcgaatcTCAATAAAAAACAGATTTACCATGATAatcataagaaaaaataattatatttatttttaaaaaattatttaaaatatacATTGCCATCCCGATGCCATCCGCATGGTCATATTTTTCGTAGcagaaactctaaaaaatataaatatgggATATTATTCCACAGCTGATAGggatattttctttgttattgtttCTATGTCAACAGATTTGATGAACGGTAAAGTGCTAGCGGGAGTTAGAATTCACATCGAACGTGTAATTGGCAgagtttttaacaaaaatatagaCTATAATGCACAACAAAAAAGCACTTCTGTTtgtattaaacaaaaaaaagacgcAA
Protein-coding regions in this window:
- the LOC119072211 gene encoding peroxidase-like, whose product is MRNINLSIAGVAFLIVATTISATEQISCDKYFSTMRNVRRNVDSTELRDSILELIGFVTPHSVFGVRACDQCYGSAAKFAKLHTVGAQTFKKQYQLTEEDYESLAIRCKDFGSTSEQYTTGTTGSSHCQNVGGRIYRSVDGRNNNAKNSHWGASGTPFSRFGPKNYEDGIYSIKKSVTGCDLPNARLLVEEVLVKSVRSPPPPLNYNVLALLIILFATHDLHYQIPMQPKTVDREILCCSHDRRTVLPSSLSNSACLPIEVSRNDTWYKDAKIGCLNVVRSQIAEFPNNVEAGEVVNQATSYLDLSLIYGNHESELQQIRLFRKGKLRMGKSNLLPVDSKGKYLKSMDRFVAVPIGSIWPALFARNHNHLAERLAILNPHWNEEILFQEARRINIANFQFNLITAKSIERVFNRPVNESYSDVRNAGTFIEFSFTYRAGHYYMPSTMQFLDVNYTVTNEELQSDTIGKIGILENNFDGALRGVARRPVNTGPFSDEIINRIGKNTKNGYGMDLIALDIQRGRDHGIPSFVDIRRKCKLTPEINSFDDFNLILNKTNVDLLKKFYKSYKDVDFYVGGLLETFEKVGNPFAGPTFGCVIGENYKNAMGGDIFFYSHPENPYPMTPAQIAAISQYTTSNIFCVNSGLKETNKLWGYESHPMNPQIDCENFPPLDLSAWKE